A region of Halosolutus amylolyticus DNA encodes the following proteins:
- a CDS encoding 50S ribosomal protein L37e, translating into MTGAGTPSQGKKNKTTHTKCRRCGEKSYHTKKKVCSSCGFGKSAKRRDYEWQSKSGDN; encoded by the coding sequence ATGACTGGTGCAGGAACCCCGAGCCAAGGAAAGAAGAACAAGACGACCCACACCAAGTGTCGTCGCTGCGGAGAGAAATCCTACCACACCAAGAAGAAGGTCTGCTCGTCGTGTGGCTTCGGCAAGTCCGCCAAACGCCGCGACTACGAGTGGCAGTCGAAGTCCGGCGACAACTGA
- a CDS encoding LSM domain-containing protein has protein sequence MSGRPLDVLEASLGERVSVRLKSGDEYVGDLAGYDQHMNLVLEDVAIPIDGGVEEEAPVEDTTIIRGDNVVSITP, from the coding sequence ATGAGTGGACGACCGCTGGACGTCCTCGAGGCGTCGCTCGGCGAACGCGTCTCAGTACGACTCAAGAGTGGTGACGAGTACGTCGGCGATCTCGCGGGCTACGATCAGCACATGAATCTCGTCCTGGAAGACGTGGCGATTCCGATCGACGGCGGCGTGGAGGAGGAAGCGCCGGTCGAAGACACAACGATTATACGCGGCGATAACGTCGTCTCGATCACTCCATGA
- a CDS encoding zinc-dependent metalloprotease, protein MNLYRSARAVAGASGDDAIDWRSAADAAKAATEAGSLDLEPGEREGYARDVRDARAAVRSISGVDFDVPDTVEIQNRHHWIDANVATFERVMGALETHTETFPGIARTINTGTMTVLLSFLGRNVLGQYDPLLLADSPSDEHALYFVRPNIRKVADMLEVDPDRFRRWIAFHEVTHAAEFGAAPWLSTHLENRMEDGIAALSDGSFDREAFRDLDAAMTVVEGYAELLMDHAFDDEYEDLRRKLDARRQGRGPLQKLFRRLLGLGLKQRQYERGKNFFEHVVAVRDLETASLVWDHPENLPTHDELDTPGLWLQRVER, encoded by the coding sequence GTGAATCTCTATCGCAGCGCCCGGGCCGTTGCCGGGGCGTCCGGTGACGACGCGATCGACTGGCGGTCGGCCGCCGACGCGGCCAAGGCCGCGACGGAGGCCGGCTCGCTCGACCTCGAACCCGGCGAGCGCGAGGGGTACGCACGCGACGTCCGCGACGCCCGGGCCGCGGTCCGATCGATCTCCGGCGTCGACTTCGACGTGCCGGACACCGTCGAGATCCAGAACCGCCACCACTGGATCGACGCCAACGTCGCGACGTTCGAGCGCGTGATGGGGGCCCTCGAGACCCATACGGAGACGTTCCCCGGCATCGCGCGGACGATCAACACCGGAACGATGACCGTCCTGCTCTCCTTTCTCGGGCGGAACGTCCTCGGGCAGTACGACCCGCTCTTGCTCGCCGACTCGCCGTCCGACGAGCACGCGCTGTACTTCGTCCGGCCGAACATCCGCAAGGTCGCCGACATGCTGGAGGTCGACCCCGATCGGTTCCGGCGCTGGATCGCCTTCCACGAGGTGACCCACGCCGCCGAGTTCGGGGCCGCCCCGTGGCTCTCGACGCACCTCGAGAACCGGATGGAGGACGGCATCGCGGCGCTGTCGGACGGTTCGTTCGACCGGGAGGCGTTCCGGGACCTCGACGCGGCGATGACCGTCGTCGAGGGGTACGCGGAACTGCTGATGGACCACGCCTTCGACGACGAGTACGAGGACCTGCGCCGGAAACTCGACGCGCGCCGGCAGGGCCGCGGACCGCTCCAGAAACTGTTCCGGCGGCTGCTGGGACTGGGCCTCAAACAGCGCCAGTACGAACGCGGGAAGAACTTCTTCGAACACGTCGTCGCCGTCCGCGACCTCGAGACGGCGAGTCTGGTCTGGGACCACCCGGAGAACCTCCCGACCCACGACGAACTCGACACGCCGGGACTGTGGCTCCAGCGCGTCGAGCGCTGA
- a CDS encoding nuclear transport factor 2 family protein, with the protein MSDTAEAVVRDYYAALRRGDPLSPYFLESESTVKFGISEALFGFDEVCEALHEQTETTGDWTVESSRLVVADRGANATFADDVRMAWTDTTSDEEYDFETRWSGTLVRRDDADGSTPVTTGESKTAAATTGEAGDDDRPDWLFASMHVSAPHDL; encoded by the coding sequence ATGAGCGACACTGCCGAGGCCGTCGTCCGCGACTACTACGCGGCGCTCCGTCGGGGCGACCCGCTGTCACCGTACTTCCTCGAGAGCGAATCGACGGTCAAGTTCGGCATCAGCGAGGCCCTGTTCGGGTTCGACGAGGTGTGCGAGGCCCTGCACGAACAGACCGAGACGACCGGCGACTGGACCGTCGAGAGTTCGCGACTCGTCGTCGCCGATCGGGGTGCGAACGCCACGTTCGCCGACGACGTCAGGATGGCCTGGACCGATACGACGAGTGACGAGGAGTACGACTTCGAGACGCGATGGAGCGGGACGCTAGTCAGGCGAGACGACGCGGATGGATCGACGCCGGTCACGACCGGCGAGTCGAAGACAGCGGCCGCAACGACCGGGGAGGCCGGTGACGACGATCGGCCGGACTGGCTGTTCGCCTCGATGCACGTCAGCGCCCCGCACGATCTATGA
- a CDS encoding DUF7289 family protein produces MTSRRIPGLGGDHTESPGARAASPQVGLVLLFGMVFLGAALVFLTGSIALDAVEQQSTNEQLEQEMQQLRNDIETAQLGGQTTVEDVEVVTEGTITLTINGKSTKSMDMGSMHKSEGGTTHAYQAGGIWRQTDSGSRLVSEPQISHTKTPVETGEEIWTIELPPFEIESVDGTESGDMSVSYANRGTKQELLEGLDEDERVETLTIEIEDSPYHDAWYRFLQSELGGPSTVDHDPDDRTVKATNVPLGTIEKTDHTDPNWIVQLLDEGTIDPPAGVYSSAESMKLQQVYVDSYDSSTGPYDQSARTNGTIMASGDVDLQAGTTVDGTVFAGGTVDIRSGHTEVTGPPPTEGWDGYHEPDDMTATLSEIVSGVRSAHDTSPAIEEPDVDGGTTELDDGVYYLDSGTVSGDLTLDVSDGHVVVVVDDELTIDGDVTVEGVDSGYEAHWITTDRITIGDEGSVTVAGDRAPQHWFHTLASDESSIEGETFTGVLYTPGTSIDINGNGIEVYGGLVGDVEVRGTGAHNRVSFDEDLAPRDANITTEDGTATSHQDFDATVTFLDSDFATPPARVGSFPVDRELTTVENPDDDLDSIGFWQTASSGADDHAGGFTQAASSVTGGGGWFGCGWYTSCSDDQELHGLAGDEVTVNVETDEGVDTDVTLSGHGLSETGSDTEPIVAELPETGSYSLEIETDSETEYDVEVETSRSEYTYEEVEYEGTQYDTVVLETSAADTDYVVEVLDPQGRVIAIDEATGTNTLTYDGNALGTHTIRVSSSGSEPFEYDLTLKRTRIQEGANVMRQSPIEATMIFEQEDGAQITEPMTPDTDLEAESDRNMQPRWENDMNHPAVDYPNTYEFEDLPANTTFTVEVSYREQACSRSSFAGTSRTPEGTPYENDPIFELGCGEGAGGNFQENVNAIELLEEEAYDDEQFHRVRALEDGDPVPPIQPIEGQRTLQDMLGPYLRNSETGETEYELDLQPTERMFVFELAGHAYEGCNRNQYDPKSWGWQCGLDHEDDVPSYNDVVVLFEIEPTESEGNGDGDGDAPTIRPPDAETDEDYRYAIQMDGGVITVEGD; encoded by the coding sequence ATGACGAGTCGCCGTATCCCCGGTCTCGGGGGAGACCACACCGAGAGTCCGGGCGCTCGTGCCGCCAGCCCGCAGGTCGGGCTGGTACTGCTGTTCGGGATGGTCTTTCTCGGTGCGGCACTGGTGTTCCTCACGGGATCGATCGCGCTCGACGCCGTCGAACAGCAGTCGACGAACGAACAGCTGGAACAGGAGATGCAACAGCTCCGGAACGATATCGAAACGGCGCAGTTAGGCGGGCAGACGACGGTCGAAGACGTCGAGGTCGTCACGGAGGGAACGATCACGCTCACGATCAACGGGAAATCGACGAAATCGATGGATATGGGTTCGATGCACAAATCGGAGGGCGGAACGACACACGCGTACCAGGCCGGTGGCATCTGGCGTCAAACCGACAGCGGGTCCCGGCTGGTAAGCGAACCCCAGATCTCGCACACGAAGACGCCGGTCGAAACCGGCGAAGAGATCTGGACGATCGAACTGCCGCCGTTCGAGATCGAGTCCGTGGACGGGACGGAGTCCGGCGATATGTCCGTTTCCTACGCGAACCGGGGTACCAAACAGGAACTCCTCGAGGGGCTGGACGAGGACGAACGCGTCGAGACGCTCACGATCGAGATCGAGGACAGTCCGTACCACGACGCGTGGTATCGGTTCCTGCAGAGCGAACTCGGCGGTCCCAGTACCGTCGATCACGACCCGGACGATCGGACAGTCAAAGCGACGAACGTGCCGCTCGGGACGATCGAGAAGACCGATCACACGGATCCGAACTGGATCGTGCAGCTGCTCGACGAGGGAACGATCGATCCGCCGGCCGGTGTGTACAGTTCCGCCGAATCGATGAAACTCCAGCAGGTGTACGTCGATAGTTACGATTCCAGCACGGGCCCGTACGATCAATCTGCGCGAACGAACGGGACGATAATGGCCTCCGGTGACGTGGACCTGCAAGCCGGTACGACCGTTGACGGGACCGTGTTTGCGGGCGGCACCGTCGATATACGCAGCGGGCATACGGAGGTAACCGGCCCACCACCCACCGAGGGGTGGGACGGGTACCACGAACCCGACGACATGACGGCGACACTTTCGGAGATCGTTTCCGGCGTCCGAAGTGCACACGATACGTCACCGGCGATCGAAGAACCCGACGTCGACGGCGGGACGACCGAACTCGACGACGGCGTCTACTATCTCGATTCGGGAACGGTCTCCGGCGACCTGACCCTGGACGTTTCGGACGGTCACGTCGTCGTCGTGGTCGACGACGAACTGACGATCGACGGCGACGTGACGGTCGAGGGCGTCGACTCCGGCTACGAGGCCCACTGGATCACGACCGACCGGATTACGATCGGCGACGAGGGAAGCGTCACGGTGGCAGGCGATCGGGCACCCCAGCACTGGTTCCACACGCTCGCGAGCGACGAGTCGTCGATCGAGGGCGAGACGTTCACCGGCGTTCTGTACACGCCCGGGACGAGCATCGACATCAATGGGAACGGCATCGAGGTCTACGGTGGCCTCGTCGGAGACGTCGAAGTACGGGGTACGGGTGCGCACAACCGCGTCAGTTTCGACGAAGATCTCGCCCCACGAGACGCGAACATCACCACCGAAGACGGCACCGCGACCAGCCACCAGGACTTCGACGCGACGGTTACGTTCCTCGATTCGGACTTCGCGACGCCGCCCGCGCGAGTCGGCTCTTTCCCCGTCGATCGAGAACTTACGACCGTCGAGAACCCGGACGACGACCTCGACTCGATCGGGTTCTGGCAGACGGCCTCGAGCGGTGCCGACGATCATGCCGGCGGCTTCACGCAGGCGGCCAGTAGCGTCACCGGCGGTGGCGGCTGGTTCGGGTGTGGTTGGTACACTTCGTGTTCGGATGATCAGGAGTTACACGGGCTGGCGGGTGACGAGGTGACGGTCAACGTCGAAACCGACGAAGGCGTTGATACAGACGTCACACTGTCGGGACACGGCCTCAGTGAAACCGGGTCGGATACCGAACCGATCGTCGCGGAACTTCCCGAAACGGGATCGTACTCGCTCGAGATCGAGACCGATTCCGAGACGGAATACGACGTCGAGGTCGAGACCTCTCGCTCCGAGTACACCTACGAGGAAGTCGAGTATGAGGGAACCCAGTACGACACCGTGGTACTCGAGACGAGCGCCGCGGACACCGATTACGTCGTCGAAGTCCTCGATCCGCAGGGACGGGTGATCGCGATCGACGAGGCGACGGGAACGAACACGCTCACCTACGACGGAAACGCGCTCGGCACACACACGATTCGCGTTTCCAGTTCCGGGTCGGAGCCGTTCGAGTACGACCTGACGCTCAAGCGAACGCGGATCCAGGAGGGTGCGAACGTCATGCGCCAGTCGCCGATCGAGGCCACGATGATCTTCGAGCAGGAGGACGGGGCGCAGATCACGGAGCCAATGACACCCGACACCGACCTCGAGGCGGAAAGCGATCGCAACATGCAACCTCGGTGGGAGAACGACATGAACCACCCCGCCGTCGACTATCCCAACACGTACGAGTTCGAGGACCTCCCTGCGAACACGACGTTCACCGTCGAGGTGTCCTACCGCGAGCAGGCCTGCTCCAGGAGTAGCTTCGCCGGGACGAGTCGCACGCCCGAGGGAACGCCCTACGAGAACGATCCGATCTTCGAACTCGGCTGCGGGGAGGGAGCCGGCGGGAACTTCCAGGAGAACGTCAACGCGATCGAACTCCTCGAGGAAGAGGCCTACGACGACGAGCAGTTCCACCGCGTTCGCGCGCTCGAAGACGGCGACCCCGTGCCGCCGATTCAGCCGATCGAAGGTCAGCGGACGCTCCAGGACATGCTCGGGCCCTATCTCCGGAACTCCGAGACGGGCGAGACGGAGTACGAACTGGACCTCCAGCCGACCGAACGGATGTTCGTCTTCGAACTCGCCGGCCATGCCTACGAGGGCTGTAACCGGAACCAGTACGACCCCAAATCGTGGGGCTGGCAGTGTGGGCTCGATCACGAGGACGACGTTCCGTCGTACAACGACGTGGTCGTCCTGTTCGAGATCGAACCCACGGAGTCCGAGGGTAACGGCGACGGGGACGGAGACGCGCCGACCATCCGACCGCCGGACGCGGAGACGGACGAGGACTACCGCTACGCGATCCAGATGGACGGTGGCGTCATCACCGTCGAAGGTGACTGA
- a CDS encoding SPW repeat protein, with protein sequence MSDSNRDDRRTDSPTDATDDRTTKTGADVDSGTGVGDRDDPGRDHRDESTRIASEERRRKTSLVSLIVAVLGAWVAVSVLIYDVAAATLWNNLLVGAVVFIAAGYNYYRLTNDVPLSVGGAALVALLGIWLIIAPALLGMGTGAFWSTLVTGLLIAGLAGYNAYEAREARTVATEPEPGAP encoded by the coding sequence ATGAGTGACTCGAATCGCGACGATCGACGGACGGATTCGCCCACCGACGCGACCGACGACCGGACGACGAAAACGGGGGCCGACGTCGACTCCGGTACTGGCGTCGGCGATCGCGACGACCCGGGACGCGATCACCGCGACGAGTCGACGCGGATCGCGTCCGAAGAGCGGCGGCGCAAAACGTCGCTGGTCAGCCTGATCGTGGCCGTCCTCGGCGCGTGGGTCGCCGTGTCGGTACTCATCTACGACGTGGCGGCGGCGACGCTCTGGAACAACCTCCTCGTCGGCGCCGTCGTCTTCATCGCCGCCGGCTACAACTACTACCGGCTCACCAACGACGTGCCGCTGAGCGTCGGCGGTGCCGCGCTGGTCGCGCTGCTTGGAATCTGGTTGATCATCGCACCGGCACTGCTCGGGATGGGTACTGGCGCGTTCTGGAGTACGCTGGTTACCGGGCTGCTGATCGCGGGACTGGCCGGCTACAACGCCTACGAGGCACGCGAGGCCCGAACGGTCGCGACCGAACCCGAACCGGGGGCACCCTGA
- a CDS encoding AAA domain-containing protein, whose protein sequence is MHVRGTVAGEVEVRSVSTQYGESDLAEVPLVVADDATGTGRAATRAPPGGGHDPTTVTLWNKWTESAELLEPGMELLVTDAKEEEYRGETQYATTGDSYVVVEPSFLVNVTAIRNWVECPRLYYLNKLSGVPLNYPVVKGTIVHEVFGDLLRGRDLEESIDARVEEHGLDLGLLGEPADAVAEEVRENARAIEGWLEQGRLTEEDSWRSEQLLISETFGIRGRADAIRRGAPVELKTGKNLKKDPRFKDKVQAACYALLLEEHGGDVDTGTLLYTKNSVLDRNEETGDLTPAKEFSMGDGLLKFVVRLRNEIAAMEIAGDVPTGYEGDAKCEYCFEQDTCMVVSGRLDQESKAGGIGQPLPAEERDYFDRFYRAIEEERREVHHEYAKLWEQDAQERADDDRALIDLRFEAKRELDGGRWELRARREGGATSKLREGDLVLASDGHPVRGQSELARIERLEEDEVVLTADEAVEVTRLDVYPSELTTDRLLVALHDCLLKGDDRRKDILFGRADPEFGPIEETFIDNNDAQNEAVTKAVGARDCALIHGPPGTGKTYTIARAIRAMVERGERVLLSAFTNRAVDNALEALLDQLDSVVDEERIVRVGSESGVRDDMEPYRLEQAGDPEDRVAKLQDAQVVAATTATCGSRVMKEQAFDVALVDEAGQLTEPGTYAAINLADRFVLVGDHEQLPPVVRAENDLTESLFERLVDLHPDASVMLDRQYRMNQRIQAFASTEFYDGELRPAEPEVAARTLDDLACVSREDLPAELQDPVTFVEVGGDRSQYTDSEEAARIADLIERYEAAGLDRSSIGVIAPFRAQVSEISSHVPADVAVDTVDRFQGSSQEVIVVSFTATGRLEGPIFEDYRRINVALTRPKRALVLVGDSQALATDPVYERMLEWARR, encoded by the coding sequence GTGCACGTACGCGGAACCGTCGCGGGCGAGGTCGAGGTTCGATCGGTGTCGACCCAGTACGGCGAGAGCGACCTCGCCGAAGTCCCGCTAGTCGTAGCGGACGACGCTACGGGGACCGGTCGAGCGGCGACACGGGCCCCGCCCGGCGGCGGCCACGATCCCACGACGGTCACCCTCTGGAACAAGTGGACCGAGTCAGCGGAGTTGCTCGAACCGGGAATGGAACTCCTGGTGACCGACGCCAAAGAAGAGGAGTACCGGGGCGAGACCCAGTACGCGACGACGGGGGACTCCTACGTCGTCGTCGAGCCCAGTTTCCTCGTCAACGTGACGGCGATCCGGAACTGGGTCGAGTGTCCCCGCCTCTACTACCTGAACAAGCTGTCGGGAGTGCCGCTGAACTACCCCGTCGTGAAAGGGACGATCGTCCACGAGGTGTTCGGCGACCTGCTCCGCGGTCGGGACCTCGAGGAGTCGATCGACGCCCGCGTCGAGGAACACGGCCTCGATCTGGGCCTGCTGGGCGAACCGGCGGACGCCGTCGCCGAGGAGGTCCGCGAGAACGCCAGAGCGATCGAAGGATGGCTCGAGCAGGGCCGATTGACGGAAGAAGACAGTTGGCGGTCCGAACAGTTGCTTATCAGCGAGACGTTCGGCATACGGGGCCGAGCCGACGCCATCCGGCGCGGCGCACCCGTCGAACTCAAGACGGGGAAGAACCTGAAGAAAGACCCCCGATTCAAGGACAAGGTGCAGGCCGCCTGTTACGCGCTCCTGCTCGAAGAACACGGCGGGGACGTCGACACCGGCACGTTGCTGTACACGAAGAACTCCGTGCTCGATCGCAACGAGGAGACGGGCGACCTCACCCCGGCCAAGGAGTTCTCGATGGGCGACGGCCTCCTGAAGTTCGTCGTCCGCCTGCGAAACGAGATCGCGGCGATGGAGATCGCGGGCGACGTCCCGACCGGCTACGAAGGCGACGCGAAGTGCGAGTACTGTTTCGAACAGGACACCTGCATGGTCGTCTCGGGCCGACTCGACCAGGAGTCGAAGGCCGGGGGGATCGGACAGCCCCTGCCCGCGGAGGAGCGCGACTACTTCGATCGGTTCTACCGGGCGATCGAGGAGGAGCGCCGCGAGGTCCACCACGAGTACGCCAAACTCTGGGAGCAAGACGCCCAGGAGCGGGCCGACGACGATCGCGCGCTGATCGACCTCCGGTTCGAGGCGAAGCGCGAACTCGACGGCGGTCGCTGGGAACTCCGGGCTCGCCGGGAGGGCGGTGCGACCTCGAAGCTTCGCGAGGGCGACCTCGTGCTGGCCAGCGACGGCCACCCGGTCCGGGGCCAGTCGGAACTGGCCCGCATCGAACGGCTGGAGGAGGACGAGGTCGTCCTGACAGCCGACGAAGCCGTCGAAGTCACGCGCCTCGACGTCTACCCCTCCGAACTGACGACCGATCGGCTCCTCGTCGCACTCCACGACTGCCTGCTGAAGGGCGACGATCGGCGCAAGGACATCCTGTTCGGGAGAGCAGATCCCGAGTTCGGACCGATCGAGGAGACGTTCATCGACAACAACGACGCGCAGAACGAGGCCGTGACCAAGGCGGTGGGCGCTCGTGACTGCGCGCTGATCCACGGCCCGCCGGGTACCGGGAAGACCTACACGATCGCTCGCGCCATCCGTGCGATGGTCGAGCGCGGCGAACGCGTCCTGCTGTCGGCGTTTACGAACCGCGCGGTCGACAACGCGCTGGAAGCGCTGCTCGACCAACTCGATAGCGTCGTCGACGAAGAGCGGATCGTCCGCGTCGGCTCCGAGAGCGGCGTTCGCGACGACATGGAACCCTACCGGCTCGAGCAGGCGGGCGATCCGGAAGACCGCGTCGCGAAACTGCAGGACGCGCAGGTCGTCGCCGCGACCACCGCCACCTGCGGCTCGCGGGTGATGAAAGAACAGGCCTTCGACGTCGCGCTGGTCGACGAGGCCGGCCAGTTGACCGAACCGGGGACCTACGCGGCGATCAACCTCGCCGATCGGTTCGTGCTCGTCGGCGACCACGAGCAGTTGCCGCCGGTCGTGCGGGCCGAGAACGACCTCACGGAGTCGCTGTTCGAGCGACTGGTCGACCTGCATCCCGATGCCAGCGTGATGCTCGATCGGCAGTACCGGATGAACCAGCGCATCCAGGCGTTCGCGTCGACGGAGTTCTACGACGGGGAACTCCGGCCGGCCGAACCCGAGGTGGCCGCGCGGACGCTGGACGACCTCGCGTGTGTCTCCCGCGAGGACCTTCCCGCCGAACTGCAAGATCCCGTCACGTTCGTCGAGGTCGGGGGCGACCGCAGCCAGTACACCGACAGCGAGGAGGCGGCCCGCATCGCCGACCTGATCGAGCGATACGAGGCGGCCGGCCTCGATCGATCGTCGATCGGCGTCATCGCGCCCTTCCGGGCGCAGGTATCGGAGATTTCGAGCCACGTGCCCGCGGACGTCGCCGTCGACACCGTCGATCGGTTCCAGGGATCGAGCCAGGAGGTGATCGTCGTCTCCTTCACGGCGACGGGACGGCTCGAAGGTCCGATCTTCGAGGACTACCGGCGGATCAACGTCGCGCTCACCCGACCCAAGCGCGCGCTGGTACTCGTCGGCGACTCGCAGGCGCTCGCGACCGATCCCGTCTACGAGCGGATGCTCGAGTGGGCCAGGCGGTGA
- a CDS encoding phosphatase PAP2 family protein — MRLEEASAAIREAFPEAWVDLAVAITEFGGAAVLMIVLAVLYWLTRRREAALVVSYAVAGVGFILVLKTLIGLPRPPEDVYLIAYDGDPYGFPSGHAFAASLVYGGLLLAFDRYRDPVAIAATGVVIALVSLSRVVLGLHYLGDVIVGALVGLGFLLAVHAVVDGEPRRGFALGAVLGVPAVLVTGGDPDALVALGGSLGGVLASTRLGSLPDLRSRLEGGVLVAVGGTAIGAGVALESIVGSLLSNLLAPAAIVAVNAALFVAILLAPAAVGRLAIGPLDASR, encoded by the coding sequence ATGCGACTCGAGGAAGCGAGCGCCGCGATCAGGGAGGCGTTTCCCGAGGCGTGGGTCGACCTGGCCGTCGCCATCACGGAGTTCGGCGGCGCGGCGGTACTGATGATCGTCCTCGCCGTGCTGTACTGGCTCACGCGCCGTCGCGAGGCGGCGCTCGTCGTCAGTTACGCGGTCGCCGGCGTCGGCTTCATCCTCGTTCTCAAGACGCTCATCGGACTCCCGCGACCGCCGGAAGACGTCTACCTGATCGCCTACGACGGCGACCCGTACGGCTTTCCCAGCGGCCACGCGTTCGCGGCATCGCTCGTCTACGGGGGCCTGTTACTCGCCTTCGATCGGTACCGGGACCCCGTCGCAATCGCCGCCACGGGGGTCGTGATCGCACTCGTTTCGCTCTCGCGGGTCGTCCTCGGCCTCCACTATCTGGGCGACGTGATCGTCGGCGCGCTGGTCGGTCTTGGCTTCCTGCTCGCGGTCCACGCGGTCGTCGACGGCGAACCGCGCCGAGGGTTCGCACTCGGTGCCGTCCTCGGGGTTCCGGCCGTTCTCGTCACCGGCGGTGACCCCGACGCCCTGGTCGCGCTCGGCGGGAGTCTGGGCGGCGTACTGGCCTCGACGCGCCTCGGGTCGCTTCCCGACCTTCGATCGCGCCTGGAGGGCGGCGTCCTCGTTGCCGTCGGGGGAACGGCCATCGGCGCCGGCGTCGCCCTCGAATCGATCGTCGGATCGCTCCTTTCGAACCTCCTCGCCCCCGCGGCGATCGTCGCCGTCAACGCCGCCCTCTTCGTCGCCATCCTGTTGGCCCCCGCCGCGGTCGGCCGCCTCGCGATCGGCCCCCTCGACGCCTCGCGCTGA
- a CDS encoding lactate racemase domain-containing protein: MELPLGDGTIEPRLDHCDVTIADPPGGETVDVRTAAERALDDPLGPSLADRVDPADEVAIVVTDVTRTAPDDVLLDVLLDRLADAGIGREQVTVVIGLGLHRPMTDEEIEAMLGPHADLAVNHDPESVVQVGTVGEDDVPVEIGAPVANADAVLSTGVVEPHQYAGFSGGAKTVAIGAGSESLIRYTHGPEMLARDGVRLGRVEGNPFRETIDAAGDLLGLDFSLNLTHGPAGVLGVRAGEGRRIVRELASIAREALSVPIDRDFDAVVCGVGAPKDANLYQATRGATYVALGDRNPLRESGRLVVPAALPEGAGVGMGEQRFYRRLREADDAESLYETMREGYEPGAQRAFVVARVLRDHDCYVTNSDAPAVVEECLMHAEDDVADAIDPGSEVLVVPDALNTLLVDAT, translated from the coding sequence ATGGAACTCCCGCTGGGCGACGGGACGATCGAGCCACGCCTCGATCACTGTGACGTGACGATCGCCGACCCCCCGGGCGGCGAGACCGTCGACGTTCGGACGGCCGCCGAGCGCGCACTCGACGATCCGCTCGGCCCGTCGCTCGCCGATCGCGTCGACCCGGCCGACGAGGTCGCGATCGTCGTCACCGACGTCACCCGTACCGCGCCGGACGACGTGTTGCTGGACGTCTTGCTCGATCGGCTCGCGGACGCCGGAATCGGTCGCGAGCAAGTGACGGTCGTGATCGGACTCGGACTCCATCGTCCGATGACTGACGAGGAGATCGAGGCGATGCTCGGCCCACACGCCGATCTGGCGGTCAATCACGACCCCGAGTCGGTCGTACAGGTAGGAACGGTCGGCGAGGACGACGTTCCGGTCGAGATCGGCGCCCCCGTCGCGAACGCCGACGCGGTGCTCTCGACGGGCGTCGTCGAACCCCACCAGTACGCCGGCTTCAGCGGCGGCGCGAAGACGGTCGCGATCGGTGCAGGGAGCGAGTCGCTGATCAGGTACACGCACGGCCCCGAGATGCTGGCCCGCGACGGCGTTCGACTCGGCCGCGTCGAGGGGAACCCGTTCCGCGAGACGATCGACGCGGCGGGGGACCTGCTGGGTCTCGACTTCTCGCTCAACCTCACCCACGGCCCCGCAGGTGTGCTCGGCGTCCGGGCCGGTGAGGGGCGGCGGATCGTGCGCGAACTCGCATCGATCGCCCGCGAGGCGCTCTCGGTCCCGATCGATCGCGACTTCGACGCCGTCGTCTGCGGCGTCGGCGCGCCGAAGGACGCGAACCTCTACCAGGCGACGCGGGGGGCGACGTACGTCGCGCTGGGCGATCGGAACCCGCTTCGCGAAAGTGGACGACTCGTCGTCCCCGCCGCGCTCCCCGAAGGGGCCGGTGTCGGGATGGGAGAGCAACGGTTCTACCGGCGACTGCGCGAGGCCGACGACGCCGAGTCGCTCTACGAGACGATGCGCGAGGGGTACGAACCCGGCGCCCAGCGCGCGTTCGTCGTGGCTCGCGTGCTCCGCGATCACGACTGCTACGTCACGAACAGCGACGCGCCGGCGGTCGTCGAAGAGTGTCTCATGCACGCTGAAGACGACGTGGCGGACGCGATCGACCCCGGGAGCGAGGTGCTCGTCGTTCCCGACGCGCTGAACACGTTGCTCGTCGACGCGACCTGA